AGCACGatgtaatatgttttttttttgttgttcaaaTGGCAGAAGGGTCTACCCAACAGAAATATGTTTTCCATAGCTGGGTTTCTGTGTAGGAAACTTATAATACCCAGAGATTGTATGGGCCAAAAGAACACATTGggtaaaaaaaaggaagaaaaaaagctcAGCAGTTTTGTCTTGCTTGTGGGGCTCGTTCTAAAGTCTTCTGGAGACTGGAAATGTGACATGTAGCAAAAACACTCTGGTGGCCTCTGTGCTTTTGCTTGGTCAGGACTTTTTACAATAGGAGGTATGCGCTCTTTGAGTTTGGTCAGGTATAAATGGCAGAGGTTAAACCGATGCTCAATGTCAGTTCACCACCAGGCAAGTGCTGGGACACGCAGACACTCGCATCATCACCATGGGCAGAGTAAGCAAACTGGtttctataaatataaagattttaaaaaaaaaaaaaaaaagctcaacaAAGCAATATCATTATGGTGTCCTTCATGTTAAGTTTGAGCTTCCTTTCTCTAATTTGCCCTACAGGTTATCTTCTATGAGGACAGGAACTTCCAGGGCCGCTCCTATGAGTGCAGCGGTGATTGCTCTGATATGTCCACCTACCTGAGCCGCTGCCACTCGTGCAGGGTGGAGAGCGGCTGCTGGATGGTGTACGATCATCCCAACTACATGGGCAACCAGTACTTCATGAGAAGAGGCGAGTACGCTGACTACATGAACATGTGGGGCTGGGGCAACAACTGCATCAGATCCTGCCGCATGATCCCCATGGTAAGATgaataacttgtttttttttttaaatctatacaTGACTTTTTTCTTTGACAGGTTGTGGTGTGTTTTACCAAAGCAACTAATCTTGTTACCTATAACAGTACAGAGGACATTACAAGATGAGGGTCTACGAAAGGGATAACTTCATGGGTCAGATGATGGAGGTGATGGATGACT
This Pangasianodon hypophthalmus isolate fPanHyp1 chromosome 26, fPanHyp1.pri, whole genome shotgun sequence DNA region includes the following protein-coding sequences:
- the LOC113537615 gene encoding gamma-crystallin M2 yields the protein MGRVIFYEDRNFQGRSYECSGDCSDMSTYLSRCHSCRVESGCWMVYDHPNYMGNQYFMRRGEYADYMNMWGWGNNCIRSCRMIPMYRGHYKMRVYERDNFMGQMMEVMDDCDSFMDRYHWSSGFMSCHVMDGHWLMYEHPHYRGRMWYFGPGEYRSFRDYDGMRFMSMRRIMDSWY